In Brassica napus cultivar Da-Ae chromosome C2, Da-Ae, whole genome shotgun sequence, the sequence ATGGTGAATTTGGTGAATATTCATATTGGACCCTAATATTAAGCTTATAGCCATTCTACAGTGGAAAGTCTCTGATGGGATTAGTTATGCTCAATATTGCCAGGAATAACCCTGCAAGCGCGTGTGCGTGGGGAGATGACTGAAGTTAAAAACACATCCTTAATTTGTGTCCGCATGTTGAGGTATGAAAAAACGCAGAGGCAATACTATACTATAGTCTATGTAGTCTAGTTAAGTTCTGCCACACATAAATTCACAACAATTGGTAATTGTGTATTCATAAGGGACtcgaaaatatacaatatatccATGCACGGGAACAAGACTACCCTATATTCAATGTAGTATGCCCACATTTTGGTAAAAACCATATACATCCAAGTTCGCGTTGTTTCCACGTTTTTATGTGATGTTGAATAATGTTCCAATACATGTGTAGGAAGTGATCCAAACAAAGCTATGCTATACGATATATGGTATAGTTTAGGCAAGGAAGTCAGATCCTCAATACATGTGTTCAGACAAGTTGCAGTGGCCTAATGTTATGACATGGATTGAGGCGATATAGACACATATAAGAGAAGGCAATTATTAAAGGTAAGCAAGCAAAACGAGACCACACATTGTCAACTAGTCGCATGATAGAATATGTTAAAGCTGACATGAAGGCAAACGTCATAATACAATAGGTAAGCATACACTGCTATGTAATGAGATGGAAAGCAAAGTTAtaactgtaacacccccgaaccgttttagacatcggtcagtcagccgggcaacaatcaaacaagaacatgcccgaACGACCTTCCTCTGCCAAGTCCGAAAGTGTTACGACGGGTTGAGAATAGACTTTCCAAGTCACAAACATAATTCTGTAACCCATAATATCCATTCAAAACTCGTTTCCTCTAATCTTCGGcctaaggctttgcaacccgtaccaaatcatagagttgtgttagcttggactaacctaatatcagattcaacgcgtcacgaatataaaacatactttattccatatatataatatatgaagttcacaagcccaaaatattatacatatggtccatggacgcagtcgaaagtaaaacatacatttatatatcttgaaaacgagtctttagcaaaagatgtccaatctacaccagctcctacagttccgcgagcgctatggtcctttctactggtcacctgcaaaaggatgtgaggagtgagtgaactagtttcactcagtgagccagggttcccgatctagcatatacaactacccgtcattctaaacccaaccccaaacacaagcaagacgggtagttcaacaatcaatattcaaatattaaatcCTAAATGATTAAGCAGTAAACAATTAAACCATAATAAATCCAAACACTTTTTATGAGTGTCATCACATCAATCAACCATATATATACTCCTACGGCCCAACaaaatcattcttcctccacataagTGACACCGAcaatcccttcactattacaccacacaggcgTAGGCACTCGGGAATCGCCCGGTCACGGTCCTCAATCGGAATCGCCGTGCCCCGGTCCTCTATCGGACTCGCCGGGGGCTGCCACATCCACGTGTGACACtcggccttggtgatcaagccaagttAAACCGAGCCCACCACTTTCTGGACCACGACCGGCTTAGTGGTACCATTTGAGGAAGCGATGACCTGCAAGAACTACTAGAACCACCACGAGGTTCTCACACAACAGTACCAACACGAGGTACACAAcataacaacatataataatcacacaatcacaataacccgggtgcttagactagtcttgctatCCACTTAGCCCAGACATCGTCTCAAGCCTCTGATCCACAAACTGACACCTAGACCGGACCGGCTTTCCTAGCTCAGAAGCCGTCTCCGATGtcaggaacctgcattaaaaattcgttaacaaacaattaaccGTGACTCACAGTGATTAAGCGATGTGGCTCGACTCTTTGATTCCGGATGTTGACCAAACCTTTTTTCTCCCCTTCAAATCTTCGTCTTGGTACAGTGATGCTAAATCCCAAAATCCAACGTCGATGTCTTGAATGGACTGGTCTGGACTGATCAGAACTCGGAAAGAACCTTCTTTCACTTCTGGACAGTCTTTCGGAACTTCCCGGCAGTTTATCGGTCTTTGGAAATGTCTATACGTATAAAGCACAtcacttctttttttctctctctctctctctagccacgTTTTGCTTTGGTTTCTATGGAATGAGATGAGTAAAAATGGTGAAGGGTGGCTgggtatatatagaagttgccgGCCAATAAGAACATGCCACCCGATCACATGTGTGTCGTCTAACATGCTTCCGGTCGCATGCGTGGCAACACATGAGCGTCCACATGCCCTGTTGCATGCCTCCTGGCCATGCCATAAGACACCTCCACATCCACTTTCCCTTCAGCATGTCTGGAGTTCATGCATCGCGACACACGGGCCTCTGCATGTCGGTTCGCATGCGCAGATCGCAGGTactgcgacacctcgtgcttctgtgTGTCGAGCTGCATGAAACTGCTTCATGCACGTCTACAACTCCTtcttgtgttgacactcagcaGGTTTAATGGTTGAGACCACGTCCTGAACTcttagatcaagccacctcgagcttctcagTCGATTTGCGCGATTTTGGCCCTTCTGGTGAATTtccgtcccgcgatcaatcccaaatatttttccgctcccgttctgatgagctAAATATGTTTAATAGACTCCAGACTAACCTTAATCttgaggaaacaaatttcccgAGCCTTCGGTTTCCCCGAAAAATTTCCATAAAACCgaaattaggtttttttttttttttttttaagacgggGTATTACAATAACAAACACAGCTAGATGATTTAAGTCACAAATAAAGGAAACATAAGAGAGGAAAAACATATATCATAGACTCCGATTGTCAAATCTCTACtataacacaaaatattttttttattttgatttaagctGAGCATATCCTGTTTTGGAAACTATCATTGCCCCACTATACTATTTTTATAATGGTATAATCTTTTGTTGTAAGTGCGATTAACCATACAAGCAATCTCTGAAGTTACAAAGCACAGTTGGATGCAATTATAGGAAGACGCATGTTTTACACATTATGAAGAGTAATGTAAGGCAGTCTTTCATAACGAGGTCAAGTGACAACACCAGCAACAGCATAACATCGTCGGTATTGGTATGGGGTTTGCACAAAAATAGAATCGTAAAGGAGCAGGGGGGTTGATGGTGCGGCAACAACGATGGTCTTTCGCAAATGGGTACTATGTAACTTAAGCTTTAGTTCTCTTCATGAATATACATAGCACGAAGTTGTAACACGAAAAGTACATATACATCATAATGCGGCCATGTACATGAACGTGTGATACAATGAAGGCAGTAGAGCAaagctgcaaaaaaaaaggactacaccatataaataatagtatagaacGGCACCTTATCATATGGAAGGAAAGGAAAAATCTACAATGCCAGTTGCCTTCATCGTGGCTCCTAGTAGTTGCAGCCTGAAAGATATATAAAGTATGTAGTCATTGCACACATCATCATAGACGAGTCTTGACCTAGTTCGAACGTGGAATGGAGTTACATAATTCACATACACAATTAGTAAAGAACAAAACACATGTACATGAATGCAATAAAGGATTCCATACTATAAGACATGCTAAGTAATATAATACCGACATGTACTAGTACTGAAGCGAGGAGAATACCAGACTAATAGTACAAATTCTGTAGcaatataaatgaataaaacaaaGTGTTAAGGTTTACTAACGGTGATGGAGTCCAATCATAACATAGTGAACTTTGTTCAACTGCATAGCTCCATGCATGCTTCCACAATCATAGCATGGAACTATACTACAAACAAAACCATATAGTATAACATGAGCAAGCAAACGAAACTCACTCAAAGCTCCTATGTTGGGTAGATTCGACAAAGATCAAATATATATAGGTACAACTACTTGTATACTATTTTACTTTAACAAAATAGCATAATTTGATCAATTCTTGCTATGTGAGCTATTTCTACTAAACATGGTGACTATATTATCAAAGTCGCTATCAAAGTCGCTCAGATAGTATAGTCATATTACAACATACATAACTTGCTTCCACAAACACGAacccagaaaatcatgtgggggGGGAAACTAACGAAAACAACACAGAAACAACCATGGAGAGGGCCATGATGAAGGAGGCAAATACTAAAATCCTAACTGAGCTTGTAAACTTAAAATAGTCTTGCAAATTTTCTTTATTGGTCGACCGTCGATATACCTGTAAATCTGGATCTGCAAACAATAAACGGTGTTAGTGGTGCTAATGCACAGCGAGATGGGTTCAAAACAGAGGATAAGGCCGACTATGTTCATTAATCAAACTGTATTTACTTGGGTTTGGTAGGAGATCACTCCGCCTTGCAAATTTTGCCGCGAATTTGAACAGTTCTCCGTAAACCTAACGTCGATTATCAATTTCTGCCAGTAACACGAACCCAAAGATGAAGCTTTAAGATTTCTTCCTTCGCCAACTCCGCCTCACAATCGATTTCAGCTAATCGGTTTCTTCCAATGATCTCTCCAAATGGCGTTCGTCAACgaatggaaacaaaaaaaaagtggtaCTGACTTTTCAGTTTTTAGggtaaagataaaaaaaaaatacaattctcctttcACGCGCATGTAAGTCTATTTTCGAAACTTTGGATAACATTATATAACATATCATAACCATCATCTTATTATGTGTATGGACTTAATATTTTTTGGCATATGTATATGGCCTCTAATTTCCCTTGAACATATGatatttattgatattaataaataattgacGTTTTTGCTAATAACTTTATGAACACGTAAACAATATGTTGGAtgaatatctatattattaaaattaaaatacaaattattggcaaacatggatagcagtataaatgaaaatttttaaaacatggatttgaatataaaaaaaacatagtgTCATTctagtaatttcattaatgtaattaCATTAATcgtattttcatatttcattcAGTTTatcaatttcattaattatatttacattaaCAATACGTCACATctttaattatattaccttaataataatagttcagatttttatttattagttttcaacattaactttgtgtcaattatacaataaaaatgtaaaataactggattttgcatatggttaaacgttcagttttgtatgttttactaaaacttttttttttagtttcaatcggtgGAAATTTACGTAacgaaaaacataattcaaagacatgttttgtgaataaaataataacttaaatcagaataataaaaatgtattacttTTATTGTCACTTATtttttcactccatataattattttactaaattaaaaagtctttctatttcacttaatgtagccaaacacatagaaaaagtcttatttattattttataaaatcagttaggcaCGGACATTAGCTATCCATTTAGGTACAGATTATTTTTTTCGGGTatcgttttttttaattaggctccgtttgaatattataaatttatgtgtgggcTTTGAGTTGAGTCATTCTAGATCTGGATGAGTTCGGTTATGATGTATAGGAACctgaaaatatctaaataacaaatatcTGAAACGGGTTCATATATCTGTACCAAATATAACCATATTACACGATTCGGTCCAGGTCTTTTGaatataatttgttatattacgacacatctaaaatatataacactaattatgaaaaacaaatatcaatatataaaaatgtaagaactAATGTCCGCGCGGATGCGCGGATCAATCTCTAGTGGTTATTTTAGTGGTATTACagattaattagtttttttgtgCCCCCGATCAGATGTTTGATTCATATGCGGATTATTCATATCAAAAAGTAAATAGGGGCTATCTCTCCTCTCTAGAGAGAGGGGAGTTCTCTCTTCTTGTCCCTCTTATCAGACTCATATTCTTCAGAGGGAAGATGAGATTTGCCCtgtttttttatgtaaaatgaCTGAAAGTCGAAAGATTGAATTTTTGCTTCGCTTTGACGATTTTTCTTTTCCTGTTGAGGAATTAGTTTCGCTTTCGGCGATTTGTTGagtatcttcaaaacaaataaggGCTTGTTCTTCAAGTTATATATTTCCCTAATTTGTTTTGAATTCAAATAAAGTTAATCTCCTCTCTTTCAcagtaatttaaaatttcttttgttttgttttgttttctgatGAGTTTCTCTTTCTTCATGGATATTCACTTAATCCTTTCTAATGAGAGTCAATTTCTACTCTCCTTTGTGAAGCCAATGATAGGTTTTTAGTAGAGTATCTTTGAGGAAAGGAAGTTGTGGTATTGGATTTGATCTTGGCTGATTATTATGGAGATTTAGATGAGTCGGCATCTTCCTGAAGATGGTCTGACAAAAATCTATCGTAGGTCATCCAAGCTTTCCCTGGATAGTCTGAGGTTTTCAAGCACAAGAAAAGGATTGAGTGAAAGATGGAGTTCATGGAGTACAAACCAAGGATGAAGCAGTACGGTGGTGGAGAAGATGAAGCTTCAAACAATGGTGTTCCCAAAACTTTTGATACGGCGGAGCTCGTGTCAGTGGAGATTGAAGCGACGATCCATCCACATTTTCCCCATGATTTCCACATTGAAGGATTAAGCAAACACTTCATATACATGTGTTAGGTTTTACGTTGTTGTTATCTTTTAGCTTGGGATTCGATTTGGCCTTGTAAAATAATATTGGGCTACGTTCAATCCCTTTGTACATAAAATGGCTTACAAAGCCTTCTAATGAAACCAgaaggttgacaaaaaaaaaattatatcaatagTATCACTCGAAAAAAATCTATGGTATATGTAAATTTACAATACTTTTTATCTATCTTGaatttatatactaatttggtttttaaaaatgataattttcaaAAGTAACCATATGATACCAATTATTTTATAGACAATATAACAATTTCAACATATTAGATCCTCTACAACATGATATTTGCAAATATTTGGTCATATATTATgtgaaaacaataatattaatagATTCTCCttgtttatattattataaatttgcttatataattttatattatgtatttcactaaattttatttttctatttgtttatattttactgtttcttttaccttttcttaaaaaaaaattgttttgattatgtattattttttaaaattttattttctatcaaaatttttaagtttatataagttTGAAATTGGtgacgaaaaagaaaaaattcaaTTAGATTTGATCATTTTTCGTTGGTTTGAATTTTATGAAATTGAAACATCAATAACGAAAATAGATTTTCCTCATTTTTAATGACATATTTACTTTTTCTCTATGCTATTTTTTTGTAGACTAAATTTTCACCAAGTTAAAgttatattattgtttttggtaaatgtttattgtattatttcaatattttctaTTCTACAAATTGAAttattaaaaatctattaatgtattaaatttTGGTAGTGTTTTTCTATCATTGTTTGTGAATTACTCCAAGTTTGAACTTCATGACTAATATCTAGAtgaaaatatatagtatttagCTTATATATCTGGACTCAAATGTTAAATgtgaaaattgtattttaaattttcaaaatgacATTTACATGCATTTTaaactttggattttttttttcactagcACTTTTAATCATTAAACGAACAACTTTAACATATCAAATCTTTAACtatattttccgccaaaatagAGTACATGGCATGGTGATGTAGCAAAAATGATGACGAACAACTTTAACATATGAAATCTTCAactatatttagtttattagtaactcaatttttttttttaagatgacgtcaaatttatatttttaattatgtaaataatgatagacgtcaattttttttttaatttataagcatgacaaattatgttttgttaaaactaaaattttcaaaaaaggaaaaaaaaaagaaatcttttggctaatttcttttcttaaacttctaactttataaatatattttcaaatattcttatttttgtttaacattttaattgtaaaagattataaatactAATCTTCCCCCTTTTCCTCATTTTATATTTGCTCTCTTCCCCTTTGTCTCTCCCTTGGTCTCTTTGCTCGATGATTCTGGGTTTACTGACTTTTACCGGCAATTCGTGTTGAGTTTGTCAGTAACTCTTACCAGCATCTTCTAGAACAGCGGCGAGACTCTTACGGAAAAAGAGGGGAGAAGGTCGGTTTTTAGAGCTAGAGGTGACCTATATCTGATTTCCCTTCTACAGATCTTTGGCGACTCTCCACAATGGATCTTCCTTCCTGCGAGGAGGCGAGGCTATCGGAAGAGAGGTTTCAACGGCAAGTGAAACGCGGTTCGTTTCCCGGTCCTCGGGGACAACATGTATCAAGGTTGCAACGAAGGAATGGTCACCTGGAGGAACTTACTTACAATGGTACGTGGCAGCGTCGGCGGCAATGTTTTCTCTAACCGGTGGTATGAGATACGCATCTCCGGAAGCTTGGATATACTGTACTGACCAATGTCTGCTATTGAGGTTCGTCTTTTCATTCTAGATAAGTTTGTCCATTTTTTGGCTGAGGATCATGACGGGGAAAACTGATGGTATGAATTTGAATCTGGGAATGCGCCTATGGTGCAGATGCTGTAGGGTCAAGTTTTTCATGCCCATCATATGTTGGATCCAACAGCTTCGTATATTATGGAACCTCAATTTTAGACTTGTCCCATTGTGTTAGTAAGCGTTTCTGTATCATAAGGTCTAATTAGGAGGTTGAAGAGGCGATGATTGTGGGATTTTTTCGTTCTTATTGGGTTTTAATGTACAAGGGAAATATTGATTAGGTAGCGTTGAGTCTTTGAAACTGACTCAGGGTGATACTAGATCATCTTTTTGTACTAGTGGTTTAATGTATGTTGAGGTTCAATCTTTTGTACCCAAACTTGGGTGTATATAAAGGTGTTGATTAGCCAAAAAAGTCCATAAAATGGAGTCTCCCCAATTGAACAACCCATTATTTCAATAGTGGGGTTTTATTAAAACTAGAAAGATAACTGAGGATTATTTCAAAACATTTGAAGCTTGCGGTGTTATTTGCAAATACCAATAATATATATCTTATAGaacatatgtcattttaatacgAGAAACCCTAATCCGTGCGTCCCTTTACTCCCACCACTCTCTATTCACGGCGACAAGTCCAGGTTAGTGATAAGTTTCGTGGTCTGTCCCCAAATGATAGTGATTGGATCTCTTGTATATATCATCGGATATCACCGAATTAATCTGATTGGGATTTGCATCACtttcatcatctttttttttttttttgctttatgaGTTGTTTAATCGGATAAGTTGAATCTAGGGTCTGGGCTACATTCTTATTGTCGTCTGACATGCTTCCCAATACTGTATTGATCATTTCAATCCTTTTCAGGCATTGAGTGTATCCATTTCGTGTGAGCTTGTCGTCTGAAACATGGCGAATTTTGCCAAACCGGAGAACGCATTGAAGCGCGCTGATGGTAAGTTCACGAATTGTTAGTTTCATTTGGGTGGATTAATGCCCATGGATTTGGTTATAGGGTTTGTGAAATGACATTTTGTGTGTCTGCAGAGTTGATCAATGTTGGACAGAAACAAGATGCCCTTCAGGCACTTCATGACCTCATCACCTCCAAGAGGTACAGAGCATGGCAGAAGCCACTTGAGAAGATCATGTTTAAGTATCTGGATCTTTGTGTTGACTTGAAGAGGGGTCGTTTCGCTAAGGACGGATTGATCCAGTACCGCATTGTCTGCCAGCAAGTCAATGTCAGCTCCTTGGAGGAGGTAATCAAGCACTTTCTACATCTTTCTACCGAGAAGGCCGAGCAGGCTCGTTCTCAGGCTGATGCACTCGAGGAGGCCCTTGATGTCGATGACCTTGAAGCTGACAGAAAGCCTGAAGATTTGCAGCTGAGTATTGTCTGTGGGGAGAAGGGGAAAGATAGATCTGACCGTGAGCTGGTCACCCCCTGGTTCAAGTTTCTGTGGGAGACTTACAGAACAGTGCTTGAGATATTGCGCAACAACTCAAAGTTGGAAGCACTCTATgcggttagtttttttttttgtgtctagGATATGCTTATTAACCTTTCCTCTCATCTTTAGTTGATTAAGATTTGTTCATCGTGTAGATGACCGCACATAAAGCCTTTCAGTTCTGTAAGCAGTACAAGCGACCAACGGAGTTCCGTAGGCTTTGCGAAATTATTAGAAACCATTTGGCAAACCTGAACAAATACAGAGACCAAAGAGACAGGCCTGACTTGTCAGCCCCGGAGAGCTTGCAGCTGTACCTGGACACAAGATTTGATCAGTTGAAAGTTGCTACTGAGCTTGGACTTTGGCAGGTGTCTTTTCTTTCCACTTGTAATTTTTTCTGATGCTGCTCTCTCTTCCGTTGCTGGAAATAAGTAATAGTGGTTCATTTGTTGTCCAGGAAGCTTTTCGTTCTGTTGAAGATATATATGGATTAATGTGCATGGTCAAAAAGACGCCCAAGTCATCTTTGTTGATGATCTACTATTCCAAATTGACCGAGATCTTCTGGATTTCTTCTAGCCATCTGTACCATGCTTATGCATGGTTCAAGCTGTTTAGTCTTCAGAAAAATTTCAACAAGAACTTAAGCCAAAAGGACTTGCAGCTAATAGCATCATCTGTTGTCTTGGCGGCCTTGTCTGTTCCACCGTTTGATCGATCCCAGAGTGCATCTCACATGGAACTTGAAAATGAGAAAGAACGCAATTTGAGGATGGCCAACCTCATAGGATTCAATCTTGAACCTAAATTTGAGGGCAGAGATATGGTAACATACGCTCTGATGTTACTTTATTGCTGTGTATATTCCACCctttattttctgattttttatttctaattccGTGCATTTCTTTGCCAGCTTTCAAGGTCAGCTCTTCTGTCAGAGCTGGTGAGCCTCTAGCAGCCACATCACATAGTTGATATTGTCTTACTATGGTTTGGAATATGTATCGCCGCCTTACAGGCATCTGATTTTCATGTATCTAGGTTTCAAGAGGTGTTTTGAGCTGTGCATCTCAGGAGGTCAAAGATCTCTTCCATGTTTTGGAGCATGAGTTTCACCCACTTTATCTTGGCTCCAAGATTCAGCCTTTGCTCGAAAAAATTTCCAAATCTGGTGGGAAGCTTTCGTCAGCTCCTTCTTTACCTGAAGTGCAACTCTCCCAATATGTTCCTTCTTTGGAGAAACTCGCTACTCTGAGGCTACTTCAACAGGTAATGAGTGTTCTTTGTTCTCtactttgtgtgtgtgtgtggaggGGGGGTGGGGGTTAATATTCATTCAACCATGTTGAGTTTCTTTCTTTGTAGTCAAAACTCATACATCTCTATTTATTTTTCCAGGTGTCTAAGATTTATCAGACTATAAGAATTGAGAGTTTATCTCAGTTGGTACCCTTCTTCGAATTCTCAGTGGTAGAGAAGATTTCTGTTGATGCTGTGAAGAACAGTTTTGTGGCCATGAAAGTTGATCACATGAAGGGTGTTGTAATTTTTGGAAATTTGGTACGCTTCTGTTGAtctttttgttcaaaatttCTTACATCATGCCCATCATTGAATGATATAGCTCTTCATTTTTGACTCTTTGGTATATACTTAGTTTATTCAATCAAATGTACTTTTCCTATTAGGGTATCGAGTCTGATGGACTGAAGGATCATCTTGCTGTTTTTGCTGAGTGTTTGAGCAAAGTAAGAGCTATGCTGTATCCTGTCCCAAGTAAAGCATCAAAGCTAGGTGGCATATTACCAAATCTTGCGGATACTGTTGAGAAGGAGCATAAAAGATTGCTTGCTCGGAAATCAATCATTGAAAAGAGGAAGGAGGATCAAGAGCGCCAGCAACTAGAAATGGTAAGGCTATTTCTCCTTTGTGGTTTTTATACTTATCCATTGATATGACGCTGTGCTGGTTGAAGATAATTCCTTGATTTGATGTTTGTTTTTGAAGGAACGGGAAGAGGAACAGAAACGGCTTAAGCTTCAGAGGCTAACTGAGGAGGCAGAACAAAAGAGGCTTGCAGCAGAGCTTCAGgagagaaggaaacaaagaatccTCAGGGAGATAGAGGAGAAGGAACTTGAGGAAGCTCAGGCGTTGCTGGAGGACACAGAGAAACGCATGAAAAAGGGAAAGAAGAAGACGCTTTTAGATGGAGTAAGTTTACCAACAGAATATGTTAGATATATCGTAGCTCATCACTGGTTTGCAATTTTACTAATATGGCTTGACTTATACTACTAAATGTAGGAGAAGGTGACAAAGCAAACTGTGATGGAGAGGGCCTTAACTGAGCAGCTCAAGGAAAGGCAGGAAATGGAGAAAAAACTCCAGAAACTTGCCAAAACTATGGATTATTTGGAACGAGCAAAGAGAGAAGAGGCTGCTCCATTGATTGAAGCT encodes:
- the LOC111212580 gene encoding eukaryotic translation initiation factor 3 subunit A; this translates as MANFAKPENALKRADELINVGQKQDALQALHDLITSKRYRAWQKPLEKIMFKYLDLCVDLKRGRFAKDGLIQYRIVCQQVNVSSLEEVIKHFLHLSTEKAEQARSQADALEEALDVDDLEADRKPEDLQLSIVCGEKGKDRSDRELVTPWFKFLWETYRTVLEILRNNSKLEALYAMTAHKAFQFCKQYKRPTEFRRLCEIIRNHLANLNKYRDQRDRPDLSAPESLQLYLDTRFDQLKVATELGLWQEAFRSVEDIYGLMCMVKKTPKSSLLMIYYSKLTEIFWISSSHLYHAYAWFKLFSLQKNFNKNLSQKDLQLIASSVVLAALSVPPFDRSQSASHMELENEKERNLRMANLIGFNLEPKFEGRDMLSRSALLSELVSRGVLSCASQEVKDLFHVLEHEFHPLYLGSKIQPLLEKISKSGGKLSSAPSLPEVQLSQYVPSLEKLATLRLLQQVSKIYQTIRIESLSQLVPFFEFSVVEKISVDAVKNSFVAMKVDHMKGVVIFGNLGIESDGLKDHLAVFAECLSKVRAMLYPVPSKASKLGGILPNLADTVEKEHKRLLARKSIIEKRKEDQERQQLEMEREEEQKRLKLQRLTEEAEQKRLAAELQERRKQRILREIEEKELEEAQALLEDTEKRMKKGKKKTLLDGEKVTKQTVMERALTEQLKERQEMEKKLQKLAKTMDYLERAKREEAAPLIEAAYQRRLVEEREFYEREQQREVELSRERHESDLKEKNRLSRMLEFKETFQGEVISRRQAEFDRIRTEREERISQIIRARKQERDIKRKQMYYLTSEEERIRKLQEEEEARKLEEAEKRKKQEAEHKAKMDEIAEKQRQRERELEEKEKKRREEVLKGTDAPPARAAEPAVATAAAPPASGAGKYVPRFKRQTAEASGPAAPTPAAEADRWANRGPPPADDHWGSNRGPSQKSDRWTGGRERAGPPPAEGGDRWVPGPIGSDRPSGGDAWRTGEERRSPFGSSKPRPAQR